The following nucleotide sequence is from Halogeometricum borinquense DSM 11551.
CGGGACGAAGCCATGAATCGACCGTCCGAACCGCCAAGCGCCGTAGAAGGCGACCCGGCGTTCGTCGCTCCCCGAGACACCGAAGCGGGCGGGACGTGGGTCGGCTACAACGAACGTGGCGTCTTCGTCGGCGTCACTAACCGCTGGATCGACGTAGAGGGCGGCGGCGAACGCTCGCGTGGACAACTCGTCCGGGACGCACTCCGAAGCGAGAGTGCTGCCGACGCCCGCGAAACAGTCGAATCAGCACTCGAAACGGACACGTACGACGCGTTCAATCTCGTCGTCGCCGATGCGGCGGAGGCGTACCTGTTCGAGTGGGACGGATCGCTCGAAACAACGCGTCTGACGCCGGGTGTCCACGTTGTGGTGAACGTCGGCGCAGACGGCGCGTATTTCGAACCGGAAGGCCGACCTGATGTAGGGGCACAACAGGCCGCCAACGCCCAGCGCGTCCGTGAAGCGTTAGAACCGCGCGCAGAGTCACCCGAGGCGTGGCGCGACAGGGCGAAATCCGTCCTCCGCGACCACGACTACGGCGTCTGCATCCACGATCCCGATGGCCGATTCGGCACGCGCTCGTCCTCACTCATTACGCTGTGGGCCGAT
It contains:
- a CDS encoding NRDE family protein, translated to MCTLTIAWQVFEEAPVVVAANRDEAMNRPSEPPSAVEGDPAFVAPRDTEAGGTWVGYNERGVFVGVTNRWIDVEGGGERSRGQLVRDALRSESAADARETVESALETDTYDAFNLVVADAAEAYLFEWDGSLETTRLTPGVHVVVNVGADGAYFEPEGRPDVGAQQAANAQRVREALEPRAESPEAWRDRAKSVLRDHDYGVCIHDPDGRFGTRSSSLITLWADNGADYAFAPGPPCETAYEPVESQV